The following are encoded together in the bacterium genome:
- a CDS encoding right-handed parallel beta-helix repeat-containing protein, whose product MPIPPSRALSARSSWLVLALLLAPWTAAPAAAQATRTWVSGVGDDANPCSRTAPCKTWAGAISKTANGGEINALDPAGYGAVTITKNIVIDGGGVHASILASSTTGVIVNGTNVRVVLRRLSINGASDAPSPGVTGVRFLQGAELHVEDCVIENFSQLGISAEGSGNLHVADTVIRNIGGAGIRVTPGGGTPRVTVEGSRLATVGIGLRVAGSLVALAHDTSVTDSSAAGFWAENGAELHLHDAVVAHSGVGVQASGGAVINTAGLTAVNNAGGAFLAEAGGVIVPFAGELITGNPAGGPSTCEIGGASSPVACLGGGDPVCPTPVCPTPECPAPVVQASLGNCKKCKTKGTKMVCTGCGIDLQ is encoded by the coding sequence ATGCCGATACCGCCGTCCCGTGCGCTCTCCGCCCGCTCGTCGTGGCTCGTGCTCGCACTCCTGCTGGCTCCCTGGACAGCGGCGCCCGCCGCGGCTCAGGCGACACGCACCTGGGTTTCCGGGGTCGGCGACGACGCCAACCCGTGCAGCCGCACCGCACCCTGCAAGACCTGGGCAGGCGCGATCTCGAAGACCGCGAACGGCGGCGAGATCAACGCCCTCGATCCCGCCGGCTACGGCGCCGTCACGATCACCAAGAACATCGTCATCGACGGCGGCGGCGTGCACGCTTCGATCCTCGCCTCGTCGACGACCGGCGTCATCGTGAACGGCACGAACGTCCGTGTCGTCCTGCGCCGGCTCAGCATCAACGGCGCCAGCGATGCGCCGTCGCCGGGGGTCACCGGCGTGCGCTTCCTCCAGGGCGCCGAGCTGCACGTCGAGGACTGCGTCATCGAGAACTTCTCGCAGCTCGGCATCTCCGCGGAAGGGTCCGGCAACCTCCACGTCGCCGACACGGTGATCCGCAACATCGGCGGGGCCGGGATCCGGGTGACGCCCGGCGGCGGCACGCCGCGCGTCACCGTCGAAGGCTCACGCCTCGCCACGGTGGGGATCGGGCTGCGCGTCGCGGGCTCGCTCGTCGCCCTCGCGCACGACACGAGCGTCACCGATTCCTCCGCCGCCGGGTTCTGGGCCGAGAACGGGGCCGAGCTGCACCTGCACGACGCGGTGGTCGCGCACAGCGGCGTCGGGGTACAGGCGAGCGGCGGCGCGGTGATCAACACCGCCGGGCTCACCGCCGTGAACAACGCCGGCGGCGCCTTCCTCGCCGAGGCCGGCGGCGTCATCGTGCCGTTCGCCGGCGAGCTCATCACCGGCAACCCGGCCGGCGGACCCTCGACGTGCGAGATCGGCGGCGCCTCCTCGCCGGTGGCCTGCCTCGGCGGCGGGGATCCCGTGTGCCCGACCCCGGTCTGCCCCACCCCCGAGTGCCCTGCGCCCGTCGTCCAGGCGTCGCTCGGGAACTGCAAGAAGTGCAAGACGAAGGGGACGAAGATGGTGTGCACGGGGTGCGGGATCGACCTCCAATGA
- a CDS encoding DUF2235 domain-containing protein — protein sequence MVGPIGGLRIAVAFRTGDPSLEGEMGKNIVLLSDGTGNSAAKLFRTNVWRLYEALDRSDPTAQVAYYDDGIGTSSFRPLAAVTGIFGIGLKRNVLDLYRFLCRNHAPGDRIYCFGFSRGAFTARVLAGFIADQGIVPYAGDEAALVKASAAAYRRFRKRFDVSLGLVGPLRRLRDWVLRDPPSGNVPATVEFVGVWDTVAAYGGPIEEITRAVDHWVWPLSMPDRFMSSRVRRGCHAIALDDERNSFHPLLWDEEHLDHENGPPLDQHGSWTPPGASLPPIDQQRISQVWFTGMHSDVGGGYAQDGLAYKALDWMIDRASVYGLHLEASERQRIRERARHLDRMNDSRRGVVGGYYRYKPRRIADILARNAKKATLRGDLAHMMHSLRGGLPVAAAHGSNSGPMIHESVFERIRSRSDGYAPIVLPGVYRETSALGGVRALTPPDVALAAARAEHQELAWDWVWARRVVYFATLLASLVLLALPWVDPNWPIAERGLGGDTVGSKAHLLAELVPGPLSPWANALVATPIRFALVVALLVVLMESGRHLEGRINNAMRQLWDPAVLAQRMGSPVVHGLLYRTRTSKYYRGFFYALTNWIVPTLLAIGFYGVLMIVTLWLARAFAGVEASALP from the coding sequence ATGGTCGGTCCGATCGGCGGCCTCCGGATTGCAGTGGCGTTCCGCACGGGAGATCCGAGCCTGGAGGGCGAGATGGGCAAGAACATCGTCCTGCTGTCCGACGGAACTGGCAACAGTGCCGCCAAGCTCTTCCGGACGAACGTGTGGAGGCTCTACGAAGCGCTCGATCGGAGCGATCCGACGGCGCAGGTCGCATATTACGACGACGGAATCGGTACGTCGTCGTTTCGGCCATTGGCGGCCGTTACCGGCATCTTCGGCATCGGGCTCAAGCGCAACGTCCTCGACCTCTACCGCTTTCTCTGCCGGAACCACGCCCCGGGCGACCGCATCTACTGCTTCGGGTTCAGCCGCGGCGCGTTCACCGCCCGCGTGCTGGCGGGCTTCATCGCGGACCAAGGCATCGTCCCGTACGCGGGCGACGAGGCGGCGCTCGTGAAGGCCAGTGCCGCCGCGTATCGCCGCTTCCGCAAGCGCTTCGACGTCAGCCTGGGTCTCGTCGGCCCGCTGCGTCGGCTGCGGGATTGGGTGTTGCGGGATCCTCCGAGCGGGAACGTGCCGGCGACCGTCGAGTTCGTCGGCGTCTGGGATACCGTGGCGGCGTACGGCGGGCCGATCGAGGAGATCACCCGCGCCGTCGACCACTGGGTGTGGCCCCTGTCGATGCCCGATCGCTTCATGTCGAGCAGAGTCCGGCGAGGATGCCATGCGATTGCCCTCGACGACGAGCGCAACTCCTTCCATCCCCTTCTCTGGGACGAAGAGCACCTCGACCACGAGAACGGCCCACCGTTGGACCAGCATGGGTCCTGGACACCGCCCGGGGCGAGCCTTCCCCCGATCGACCAACAGCGGATCAGCCAGGTCTGGTTCACAGGCATGCACTCGGACGTCGGCGGGGGGTACGCGCAGGACGGGCTCGCCTACAAGGCCCTCGATTGGATGATCGATCGGGCGTCGGTCTACGGCCTCCACTTGGAGGCGTCCGAGCGGCAGCGGATCCGGGAGCGCGCGCGCCATCTCGATCGGATGAACGACTCACGCCGCGGCGTCGTCGGTGGCTACTATCGGTACAAGCCCCGCAGGATCGCAGACATCCTCGCGCGGAACGCGAAGAAGGCGACGCTTCGCGGCGACCTCGCCCACATGATGCATTCGCTTCGCGGCGGATTGCCGGTCGCCGCCGCGCACGGCTCGAACAGCGGTCCGATGATTCACGAGAGCGTCTTCGAGCGCATCCGCTCGCGATCCGACGGTTACGCGCCGATCGTGCTGCCCGGCGTCTATCGCGAGACGAGCGCACTGGGCGGCGTCCGCGCGCTGACGCCGCCGGACGTGGCGCTCGCTGCGGCCCGGGCCGAGCACCAGGAGCTGGCCTGGGACTGGGTCTGGGCGAGGCGCGTCGTGTACTTCGCCACGCTGCTGGCGTCGCTCGTCCTGCTCGCGTTGCCGTGGGTCGATCCCAACTGGCCGATCGCCGAGCGGGGCTTGGGCGGGGACACCGTGGGGTCGAAGGCGCACCTCCTGGCCGAACTCGTGCCCGGCCCGCTGTCACCCTGGGCCAATGCGCTCGTGGCTACGCCCATCCGGTTCGCGTTGGTCGTCGCCCTGCTCGTCGTCCTCATGGAGAGCGGGAGGCATCTCGAGGGGCGCATAAACAATGCGATGCGCCAGCTCTGGGATCCGGCGGTTCTCGCCCAGCGGATGGGATCGCCCGTCGTTCACGGCCTGCTCTACCGGACGCGGACGTCGAAGTACTATCGCGGCTTCTTCTATGCCCTCACGAACTGGATCGTGCCGACGCTCCTGGCGATCGGCTTCTACGGGGTGCTCATGATCGTGACCCTGTGGTTGGCGCGTGCCTTTGCCGGAGTCGAGGCCAGCGCACTTCCGTAA
- the thpR gene encoding RNA 2',3'-cyclic phosphodiesterase: MRCFVAVEVPEDVRAALACAQERLRAAAPRADVRWSDAAKLHLTLRFLGEVVSARIASIEDALRLVAARHGPLALAAGGLGAASPAPARPRVLWAGVGGDLR; encoded by the coding sequence ATGCGCTGCTTCGTCGCCGTCGAGGTCCCGGAGGACGTCCGCGCCGCGCTGGCGTGCGCGCAGGAGCGCCTGCGCGCCGCCGCGCCGCGGGCCGACGTGCGCTGGAGCGACGCCGCCAAGCTGCACCTGACGCTGCGCTTCCTCGGCGAGGTGGTGTCCGCACGGATCGCGTCGATCGAGGACGCGCTGCGCCTGGTCGCCGCCCGCCACGGGCCGCTCGCGCTCGCGGCCGGCGGCCTCGGCGCCGCTTCCCCGGCCCCAGCGCGGCCGCGCGTCCTCTGGGCCGGGGTGGGCGGCGATCTGCGCTGA